A genomic window from Sporosarcina sp. Marseille-Q4063 includes:
- a CDS encoding PepSY domain-containing protein: MTNNYWNQQYNRYSRISIEDAMSIALSQIPGEIKKVELDTENGRLVYEVDVVTRQGIEYEMEIDAQTGRITKLKRD, from the coding sequence ATGACGAACAACTATTGGAATCAACAATACAATCGATATAGCAGGATTTCCATTGAAGATGCAATGAGTATCGCTCTGTCACAAATACCTGGTGAGATTAAGAAAGTAGAGTTGGATACTGAAAATGGCAGACTCGTATATGAAGTAGATGTTGTGACTAGGCAAGGCATTGAGTATGAAATGGAAATTGATGCTCAAACGGGCCGAATTACTAAATTAAAACGTGATTAA
- a CDS encoding GntP family permease — translation MLFAIIAISVVLIVLLTAVFKVHPFLSLLLGAFFVGITSGMPLGDVVESVNDGFGGLMKGIGIVIVAGTIIGVILEKSGAAYRMAEVVLRVIGNKRPQLAMSIIGYIVSIPVFCDSGFIILTSLKKALAKRAKVAIASMSVALATGLYATHTLVPPTPGPIAAAGNIGAENYLGTIILIGLFVAIPAVIVGYFWAVKVASKIEVPEDTDDSGLDYDEITKSFGEMPSTFKAFLPIVLPIVLIGIGSISALTDSDSGFINFFKFLGAPSVALLIGVFAAFLLLPKLNEETMTNWIGEGLKGAAPILLITGAGGAFGKVIANSGVADLIAYMNMDALSGALFLLIPFFIAAALKTAQGSSTASLVITSTLIAPLLPTLGISGAVPLALVVMAIGAGAMTVSHVNDSFFWVITEFSGMKVTDAYKAQTMATLLQGVTTITVTMILWTILV, via the coding sequence ATGTTATTTGCTATTATTGCGATCAGTGTTGTGTTGATTGTCTTGTTAACAGCAGTATTTAAAGTACATCCGTTTTTATCTTTACTTTTAGGTGCATTCTTCGTTGGTATTACTTCCGGCATGCCGCTAGGTGATGTTGTTGAAAGTGTGAATGATGGATTCGGCGGACTGATGAAAGGTATTGGAATTGTCATTGTAGCAGGTACGATTATTGGCGTTATATTAGAAAAGTCTGGTGCCGCTTATCGAATGGCGGAAGTCGTCTTACGTGTTATCGGTAATAAGCGTCCTCAATTGGCGATGTCGATTATTGGTTATATTGTTTCGATACCGGTTTTCTGCGATTCAGGTTTCATAATATTGACAAGCTTGAAAAAGGCACTTGCCAAACGAGCAAAAGTTGCGATTGCCTCCATGTCGGTTGCCCTTGCGACTGGTTTGTATGCAACCCATACGTTAGTTCCGCCAACGCCAGGCCCGATTGCGGCTGCAGGTAATATAGGTGCGGAAAATTATTTAGGCACAATCATTTTAATTGGTCTCTTCGTTGCGATTCCTGCAGTTATTGTTGGTTATTTTTGGGCGGTAAAAGTGGCTTCGAAAATTGAAGTTCCAGAAGATACTGATGATAGCGGACTTGATTATGACGAGATCACAAAGTCCTTCGGAGAAATGCCATCTACATTTAAAGCTTTTTTACCCATTGTTCTTCCAATTGTGTTAATTGGAATTGGATCGATTTCTGCACTTACAGACAGCGATTCTGGTTTTATAAACTTCTTTAAATTTTTGGGGGCTCCATCAGTAGCTTTGTTAATCGGTGTTTTTGCAGCATTTCTATTGTTGCCTAAATTGAACGAAGAAACAATGACCAATTGGATTGGTGAAGGATTAAAAGGCGCGGCACCGATTTTACTTATCACAGGTGCCGGTGGGGCATTTGGAAAAGTGATTGCCAATTCAGGCGTAGCAGATTTAATAGCTTATATGAATATGGATGCATTAAGCGGAGCCTTATTCTTACTTATTCCATTTTTCATTGCCGCGGCTCTCAAAACAGCTCAAGGTTCTTCTACCGCATCCCTAGTAATTACATCGACTTTAATCGCACCGTTGCTACCAACCTTGGGTATTTCGGGAGCTGTTCCGCTGGCGCTTGTCGTTATGGCAATTGGTGCTGGTGCGATGACAGTGAGTCACGTGAACGACAGTTTCTTTTGGGTTATCACTGAATTTAGTGGTATGAAAGTTACCGATGCTTATAAAGCGCAAACGATGGCTACACTTTTACAGGGTGTAACGACCATTACAGTAACGATGATTCTCTGGACAATTCTTGTGTAA